One window from the genome of Nicotiana sylvestris chromosome 9, ASM39365v2, whole genome shotgun sequence encodes:
- the LOC138878072 gene encoding uncharacterized protein yields MGWIGDLIIQHVPRKENKKADALASLASLLTLPDQVQVTVCQKWVVPLPNEAKGEENELKHFVTVSEAEKEKWRKPIIDYLSYGILPKNPRRRTKIRHRAPRFLYYKDTLYRRSFEGVLLRFLGEKGALQALQEAHSGVYGSHKSGPKFTFI; encoded by the coding sequence ATGGGATGGATTGGTGATTTGATTATTCAACATGTGCCTAGGAAAGAGAACAAGAAGGCTGATGCTTTAGCTTCCCTAGCTTCATTGTTAACCCTACCTGATCAAGTGCAAGTTActgtctgccaaaaatgggtagtaccgctgCCAAATGAGGCTaaaggtgaagaaaatgaactcaagcatTTTGTCACTGTTTCTGAAGCTGAGAAAGAAAAATGGAGAaaacccattatcgactacttaagctatgggatacttccaaaAAATCCGAGGAGAAGGACTAAAATCCGTCatcgtgcacctcgcttcctttactacaaagatactTTATACAGAAGGtcattcgagggagtactcttgcgattCTTAGGGGAAAAAGGagcactccaagctttgcaagaggcacattctggggTATATGGGTCACACAAGTCTGGACCAAAGTTCACTttcatataa